A window of the Natronomonas salina genome harbors these coding sequences:
- a CDS encoding DUF488 domain-containing protein has protein sequence MTGTVGETYVAAIQHDLVDLEGATAVGVVRRPTGWFHGVVDENVPELGPPQELLDEVKERQEDLAMAGMCDSGAHNAAWEETDFEARYREHVDSDPEAQAALAELRDRVRDGEDVALVCFEGDDKRCHRHTLLEYIDVG, from the coding sequence GTGACCGGAACCGTCGGGGAGACCTACGTCGCCGCCATCCAGCACGACCTCGTGGACCTCGAGGGAGCCACGGCCGTCGGGGTCGTCCGGCGCCCGACCGGCTGGTTCCACGGCGTCGTCGACGAGAACGTCCCGGAGCTGGGGCCGCCCCAGGAGCTTTTGGACGAGGTCAAGGAGCGCCAGGAGGACCTCGCGATGGCCGGCATGTGCGACAGCGGCGCCCACAACGCCGCCTGGGAGGAGACCGACTTCGAGGCGCGCTACCGGGAGCACGTCGACTCCGACCCCGAGGCGCAGGCGGCCCTGGCAGAGCTCCGCGACCGGGTCCGCGACGGCGAGGACGTCGCGCTCGTCTGCTTCGAGGGCGACGACAAGCGGTGTCACCGCCACACCCTGCTCGAGTACATCGACGTCGGGTGA
- a CDS encoding RNA-binding protein: MSSVPFHYVDLRTFCYATEDEKRVEAALRTFLPEDTEIEREVTEGHHGDRILVLSVRLERADEVRYVLSTLAGLENFAGLMDELEDRIDENCAFYIQLDKQAAFHGDVELGSGLMLRGKVEAYPAKKERALETAEEALAGLADETPGADRDADA, translated from the coding sequence ATGAGCAGCGTCCCCTTCCACTACGTCGACCTCCGGACGTTCTGCTACGCCACGGAGGACGAGAAGCGGGTGGAGGCGGCGCTGCGGACGTTCCTCCCCGAGGACACCGAGATCGAACGCGAGGTGACGGAGGGCCACCACGGCGACCGCATCCTCGTGCTCTCCGTCCGCCTCGAGCGGGCCGACGAGGTCCGGTACGTCCTCTCGACGCTCGCCGGCCTCGAGAACTTCGCGGGCCTGATGGACGAACTCGAGGACCGCATCGACGAGAACTGCGCCTTCTACATCCAGCTCGACAAGCAGGCAGCCTTCCACGGCGACGTCGAACTCGGCTCCGGGCTCATGCTCCGCGGGAAGGTCGAGGCCTACCCTGCCAAGAAGGAGCGAGCCCTCGAGACCGCCGAGGAGGCACTCGCGGGGCTGGCCGACGAGACGCCGGGCGCCGACCGCGACGCCGACGCGTAG
- a CDS encoding 2-phosphosulfolactate phosphatase, whose product MTDLRTVDRLEDLPEPLPEDADFVVVDVIISSTSIVRLLEAGAEYVRPFADVDRALAFKAETGAVLVGEEHGQPVEGFDGSPLPSLVRQRDLDGEPVGILTSNGTRAMDRIGHDRSIFVGSTVNARAVAETLAGRDREAWLVAAGRRGEPVAEDLAGVELIESHLRGECTDDVRSRLADDIENCGTAAWLCDLGFENEVEDLLAFDSSETVPRLRDGVLVAE is encoded by the coding sequence ATGACCGACCTCCGGACCGTCGACCGACTGGAGGACCTCCCCGAGCCGCTGCCCGAGGACGCCGACTTCGTCGTCGTCGACGTCATCATCTCCTCGACGAGCATCGTCCGCCTGCTGGAGGCCGGCGCAGAGTACGTCCGGCCGTTCGCGGACGTCGACCGCGCGCTGGCGTTCAAGGCGGAGACGGGCGCCGTCCTCGTCGGCGAGGAGCACGGCCAGCCCGTCGAGGGGTTCGACGGGTCGCCGCTGCCGTCGCTGGTCCGCCAGCGCGACCTCGACGGCGAACCCGTCGGCATCCTCACCTCCAACGGGACGCGCGCGATGGACCGCATCGGCCACGACCGCTCCATCTTCGTCGGCAGCACCGTCAACGCCCGCGCTGTGGCGGAGACCCTCGCCGGGCGCGACCGCGAGGCGTGGCTCGTCGCCGCGGGGCGTCGGGGCGAGCCAGTCGCAGAGGACCTCGCGGGCGTGGAACTGATCGAATCGCACCTCCGCGGGGAGTGCACCGACGACGTCCGGTCGCGGCTCGCCGACGACATCGAGAACTGCGGCACCGCGGCGTGGCTCTGCGACCTCGGCTTCGAGAACGAGGTCGAGGACCTCCTGGCGTTCGACTCCTCGGAGACGGTCCCGCGGCTCCGCGACGGCGTGCTCGTCGCGGAGTGA
- a CDS encoding PLP-dependent cysteine synthase family protein yields the protein MQRGILGTVGSPLVQVESPPGAVIAAKVESKNPGGSAKDRPALAMIEAAEAAGELQPGDRIVEPTSGNTGIGLSMVAAAKGYDVTVVMPGSKSPERRQIMKAYGADLELVEGTISAAKDRADELEEQEGMVQIRQFDNPSNPESHYRTTGKEILEQVGDRTVDALVAGIGTGGTITGTGRRLKEAFPEMTVVGVEPAGNAVLSGESPGDDDFQGMGPGFVSPNLDREMLDDVEIVDIDDAEAECRRLASEEGILVGQSSGASLLAAKRVAERLAEERGVDPDAVPGPSNDVGILSDDPVAHESIPEDAPLVVTVFWDSGERYMSTGMFD from the coding sequence ATGCAACGGGGAATCCTCGGAACCGTCGGTTCGCCGCTGGTGCAGGTCGAATCCCCGCCCGGCGCCGTGATCGCGGCGAAGGTCGAATCGAAGAACCCCGGCGGCTCGGCGAAGGACCGCCCGGCGCTGGCGATGATCGAGGCCGCGGAGGCGGCCGGCGAACTCCAGCCGGGCGACCGCATCGTCGAGCCCACCTCCGGGAACACCGGTATCGGCCTCTCGATGGTCGCCGCCGCGAAGGGCTACGACGTCACGGTCGTGATGCCCGGCTCGAAGTCCCCGGAGCGCCGGCAGATCATGAAAGCCTACGGCGCCGACCTCGAGCTGGTGGAGGGGACGATCTCGGCGGCGAAGGACCGAGCCGACGAACTCGAGGAACAGGAGGGGATGGTCCAGATACGGCAGTTCGACAACCCCTCGAATCCCGAGTCCCACTACCGGACGACGGGCAAGGAGATCCTCGAGCAGGTCGGCGACCGCACCGTCGACGCGCTGGTCGCCGGCATCGGCACCGGCGGGACCATCACCGGCACGGGGCGGCGGCTGAAGGAGGCGTTCCCCGAGATGACCGTCGTCGGCGTCGAGCCGGCGGGCAACGCCGTCCTCTCCGGCGAATCGCCCGGCGACGACGACTTCCAGGGGATGGGTCCCGGCTTCGTCTCGCCGAACCTCGACCGCGAGATGCTCGACGACGTCGAGATCGTCGACATCGACGACGCCGAGGCGGAGTGCCGCCGCCTCGCCAGCGAGGAGGGCATCCTCGTCGGGCAGTCCTCCGGCGCCTCGCTGCTCGCCGCCAAGCGGGTCGCCGAGCGCCTCGCCGAGGAGCGCGGCGTCGACCCCGACGCTGTCCCCGGCCCGAGCAACGACGTGGGCATCCTCTCGGACGACCCCGTCGCCCACGAGTCCATCCCGGAGGACGCGCCGCTCGTCGTCACCGTCTTCTGGGACTCCGGCGAACGCTACATGTCGACCGGGATGTTCGACTAG
- a CDS encoding sterol carrier protein yields the protein MTMDRNERGDAADGGGQYFPTEGWLEAYGRLLDESEAFSEFGEGWGDGFDGDVCYVVEDLPLAETRLGDLPVGVLSDLPEHVRERVAEVPLAEAPETFAPIREGLPASVEEKLDQLETYVHDDAVYARIGLEDGACTGVEVLDDPDAADVGFVLRGEYGTWRSVVDGRPSTAAVLTGELAFEGSTVRRVQYAPMFQLLGELAAEVETVHLFEGRASSTPVLDTAVRGHARVQRQTRRHLKRTFDLF from the coding sequence ATGACGATGGACAGGAACGAGCGAGGTGACGCGGCCGACGGTGGCGGGCAGTACTTCCCGACGGAGGGGTGGCTGGAGGCGTACGGTCGACTGCTCGACGAGAGCGAGGCCTTCTCGGAGTTCGGCGAGGGCTGGGGCGACGGCTTCGACGGCGACGTGTGCTACGTCGTCGAGGACCTGCCGCTCGCGGAGACGAGGCTCGGCGACCTGCCGGTGGGCGTCCTCTCCGACCTCCCGGAACACGTCCGGGAGCGGGTCGCGGAGGTCCCTCTCGCCGAGGCCCCGGAGACGTTCGCGCCCATCCGCGAGGGGTTGCCCGCCTCGGTCGAGGAGAAGCTCGACCAGCTCGAGACCTACGTCCACGATGACGCGGTGTACGCGCGGATCGGCCTGGAGGACGGCGCCTGCACCGGCGTCGAGGTCCTCGACGACCCCGACGCCGCGGACGTCGGCTTCGTGCTCAGGGGCGAATACGGGACCTGGCGCTCCGTCGTCGACGGGCGCCCCTCGACGGCGGCCGTCCTGACCGGGGAGCTGGCGTTCGAGGGGAGCACCGTCCGGCGGGTGCAGTACGCTCCCATGTTCCAGCTCCTGGGCGAACTCGCCGCCGAGGTCGAGACCGTCCACCTCTTCGAGGGACGCGCGTCGTCGACGCCGGTCCTCGACACCGCCGTGAGGGGCCACGCGCGGGTCCAGCGGCAGACCCGCCGACACCTGAAACGGACGTTCGACCTGTTCTGA
- a CDS encoding HD domain-containing protein — translation MSHPPADVDPLFEAVAAEMAAWLGDDATGHDLAHGWRVFHTAMELADSYPEADREVLGAAALVHDVHRAMGAGRDAYVHPEDSLEEVAAVLDDAGFPDAKRDAVLHCVALHEEYEYRGDRRDGDRIEVDLLRDADNLDAMGAVGVARCFAYSGAHDRPMWTPDSDDPSAVDHFHEKLLHLREEMHTDAAREVAESRHDFLVAFLERFEAEWYGRA, via the coding sequence ATGTCGCACCCGCCGGCGGACGTCGACCCGCTCTTCGAGGCCGTCGCCGCGGAGATGGCCGCGTGGCTCGGCGACGACGCGACGGGCCACGACCTCGCGCACGGCTGGCGGGTCTTCCACACCGCGATGGAGCTGGCCGATTCGTACCCGGAGGCCGACCGCGAGGTGCTCGGGGCCGCCGCGCTCGTCCACGACGTCCACCGCGCGATGGGTGCCGGAAGGGACGCGTACGTCCACCCGGAGGACTCCCTCGAAGAGGTCGCGGCGGTGCTCGACGACGCGGGGTTCCCCGACGCGAAGCGCGACGCGGTACTGCACTGCGTCGCGCTCCACGAGGAGTACGAGTACCGGGGCGACCGCCGTGACGGCGACCGCATCGAGGTCGACCTGCTTCGGGACGCCGACAACCTCGACGCGATGGGCGCCGTCGGCGTCGCGCGCTGCTTCGCGTACTCCGGCGCCCACGACCGCCCGATGTGGACGCCCGACTCGGACGACCCCTCCGCCGTCGACCACTTCCACGAGAAGCTGCTGCACCTCCGCGAGGAGATGCACACCGACGCCGCCCGCGAGGTGGCCGAGTCGCGCCACGACTTCCTCGTGGCGTTCCTCGAGCGGTTCGAGGCGGAGTGGTACGGGCGGGCCTGA
- the purD gene encoding phosphoribosylamine--glycine ligase: MTETVLLVGGGGREHAIARAVAGAADAELYACASNRNPGIASLAEGFEQVEETDAGAVVDYAESVGATLAAIGPESALNAGVADALDDAGVYAFGPREAEARIETDKAFQREFMAEHDVPGCPDFEVFEDAEAAADYIREYDGDLAIKPRGLTGGKGVRVIGDQITAEEGVDYVLESDYDAFVLEERLVGEEFTVQAFVANGEYRVSPAVQDHKRAYEGDEGPNTGGMGSYSDAAFALPFMTEDDYAAAVEVIDAVVEAMPDYKGILYGQFMLTAEGPKVVEFNARFGDPEAMNTLPVMETDFVELLVAAREGDELPELEFAGQATVCKYAVPEGYPTDPEAGAKVQIDEESAGDALLFYASVDARDDGVYTTTSRSFAVVGLADTVSEAEAIAEDALQRAGEEGLRVRHDIGTSDLVQRRIDHMREIRGN, encoded by the coding sequence ATGACAGAGACGGTCCTCCTCGTCGGCGGCGGCGGTCGCGAACACGCCATCGCCCGCGCGGTCGCCGGCGCGGCCGACGCGGAACTGTACGCCTGCGCGTCGAACCGCAACCCCGGCATCGCGTCGCTGGCCGAGGGGTTCGAGCAGGTCGAGGAGACCGACGCCGGCGCGGTCGTCGACTACGCCGAGTCGGTCGGCGCGACGCTGGCCGCCATCGGCCCGGAGTCGGCGCTGAACGCCGGCGTCGCCGACGCGCTCGACGACGCGGGAGTGTACGCCTTCGGCCCCCGCGAGGCCGAGGCCCGCATCGAGACCGACAAGGCGTTCCAGCGGGAGTTCATGGCCGAGCACGACGTCCCCGGCTGCCCGGACTTCGAGGTCTTCGAGGACGCCGAGGCCGCCGCCGACTACATCCGCGAGTACGACGGCGACCTCGCCATCAAGCCGCGCGGGCTCACCGGCGGCAAGGGCGTCCGCGTCATCGGCGACCAGATCACCGCCGAGGAGGGCGTCGACTACGTCCTCGAGAGCGACTACGACGCGTTCGTCCTCGAGGAGCGCCTCGTCGGCGAGGAGTTCACCGTCCAGGCGTTCGTCGCGAACGGCGAGTACCGCGTCTCGCCGGCGGTCCAGGACCACAAGCGCGCCTACGAGGGCGACGAGGGACCCAACACCGGCGGCATGGGCTCCTACAGCGACGCCGCGTTCGCGCTGCCGTTCATGACCGAGGACGACTACGCCGCCGCCGTCGAGGTCATCGACGCCGTCGTCGAGGCGATGCCCGACTACAAGGGCATCCTCTACGGCCAGTTCATGCTCACCGCCGAGGGCCCGAAGGTCGTGGAGTTCAACGCCCGCTTCGGCGACCCCGAGGCGATGAACACCCTGCCCGTCATGGAGACCGACTTCGTCGAACTGCTCGTGGCCGCCCGCGAGGGCGACGAGCTGCCCGAACTGGAGTTTGCCGGCCAGGCGACCGTCTGCAAGTACGCCGTCCCCGAGGGCTACCCGACCGACCCCGAGGCGGGCGCGAAGGTGCAGATCGACGAGGAGAGCGCCGGCGACGCGCTCCTCTTCTACGCCAGCGTCGACGCCCGCGATGACGGCGTCTACACGACGACGTCCCGGTCGTTCGCCGTCGTCGGACTGGCCGACACCGTCTCCGAGGCCGAGGCGATCGCCGAGGACGCCCTGCAGCGTGCCGGCGAGGAGGGCCTCCGCGTCCGCCACGACATCGGCACGTCCGACCTCGTCCAGCGGCGGATCGACCACATGCGAGAGATCCGCGGGAACTGA
- a CDS encoding helix-turn-helix domain-containing protein, which produces MKSMRCTLRFEESAMHPVHRRIAEDDAFVRDQLLFGHRSEAGPDTMLFYAEGDCEAFADALAATDRIVDHEVRPLDESSCYAYVREDMSEFDVRLQEAFEGPGLLVVPPVEFRSDGTARLTVVGEPAALQAALEDVPAEASVDVERIGEYDGSPPGTGADLTDRQREAAAAALEVGYYDVPRSGSLEAVADELGCAPGTASEHLRKAERAALAAAVDPEP; this is translated from the coding sequence ATGAAGTCGATGCGCTGTACCCTCCGGTTCGAGGAGTCGGCGATGCACCCGGTCCACCGCCGCATCGCCGAGGACGACGCCTTCGTCCGCGACCAGCTCCTCTTCGGCCACCGGTCGGAGGCGGGCCCCGACACGATGCTGTTCTACGCCGAGGGGGACTGCGAGGCGTTCGCCGACGCCCTGGCGGCCACCGACCGCATCGTCGACCACGAGGTGAGGCCGCTGGACGAGTCGTCCTGCTACGCGTACGTCCGCGAGGACATGTCGGAGTTCGACGTCCGGCTGCAGGAGGCCTTCGAGGGGCCGGGGCTGCTCGTGGTGCCGCCGGTCGAGTTCCGCAGCGACGGCACCGCCCGGCTGACCGTCGTGGGCGAACCGGCGGCGCTGCAGGCGGCCCTCGAGGACGTCCCCGCCGAGGCCAGCGTGGACGTCGAGCGGATCGGCGAGTACGACGGGTCGCCGCCCGGGACCGGCGCCGACCTCACCGACCGGCAGCGCGAGGCCGCGGCCGCGGCGCTCGAGGTGGGGTACTACGACGTGCCGCGGTCCGGGTCGCTGGAGGCGGTCGCCGACGAACTGGGCTGTGCGCCGGGCACGGCGTCGGAACACCTCAGGAAAGCCGAACGGGCCGCGCTGGCAGCGGCGGTAGACCCGGAGCCCTGA
- a CDS encoding DUF5804 family protein yields MTRVCLVGKEDVELRYELVSRETSREALATYELREPYQNTVALETVSLGAAVALMNDLNWYLVRFVDEALVLEPSIDDEEWLSRTLAKAIRDNEVAPAETDRFLKVFGVADGELLEPMFVTRTGRDLPEYDLHDVDETLVVRVTESEFGA; encoded by the coding sequence ATGACCCGGGTCTGTCTCGTCGGCAAGGAGGACGTCGAGTTGCGCTACGAGCTGGTCAGCCGCGAGACGTCCCGCGAGGCGCTGGCGACCTACGAGCTCCGCGAGCCCTACCAGAACACGGTCGCCCTGGAGACCGTCTCGCTCGGCGCCGCCGTCGCGCTGATGAACGACCTGAACTGGTACCTCGTCCGGTTCGTCGACGAGGCGCTCGTCCTCGAGCCCTCCATCGACGACGAGGAGTGGCTCTCGCGGACGCTCGCGAAGGCGATCCGCGACAACGAGGTCGCGCCGGCGGAGACCGACCGGTTCCTGAAGGTCTTCGGCGTCGCCGACGGCGAGCTGCTCGAGCCGATGTTCGTCACCCGGACCGGCCGGGACCTCCCGGAGTACGACCTCCACGACGTCGACGAGACGCTGGTCGTCCGCGTCACCGAATCGGAGTTCGGCGCCTGA
- a CDS encoding thioredoxin domain-containing protein, with amino-acid sequence MDNRLDEASSPYLRQHADNPVAWQPWDEEARELARERDVPIFLSIGYSACHWCHVMEEESFSDPEVAEVLNEHFVPIKVDREERPDVDSVYMTVCQLVRGQGGWPLSVWLTPDGRPFHVGTYFPPESKRGMPAFGDLLEDIAESWQRPQDREEMEHRADQWTDAVAGELEDTPDAPGDAPDAEFVDAAASAAVRGADREHGGWGRGQKFPQPGRLHLLLRAYDRTGREEYREVAVETLDAMAAGGLYDHVGGGFHRYCVDRDWTVPHFEKMLYDNAELPRAFLAGYQLTGDERYAEVSRETFAFVERELTHPDGGFYSTLDAQSEDEAGEREEGAFYVWTPGAVHDAVDDGTDADLFCDRYGVTEAGNFEDGQTVLTESASVEALADEYDLDAETVADRVERARQQVFEAREERPRPPRDEKVLAGWNGLMASAFAEGAITLDPEYGDVAAEAIDFAREYLWDEDERRLNRRFKDREVGIPGYLEDYAFLGRGALDTYQATGDVEHLVFAVELGRVIREAFYDEDEATLYFTPTGGESLVARPQEVTDASTPSSTGVAVQLLGALEHVAPEEGFGDVAETVVETHASKLESDPLSHAALALAADDLAVGALELTVAADGLPDEWRDALAETYVPSRFLTVRPPDEAGVEVWADELGLDGVPPIWADREALDGEPTVYACRSFTCSPPKHDMREALAWADSGR; translated from the coding sequence ATGGACAACCGCCTCGACGAGGCGTCGTCGCCGTACCTCCGCCAGCACGCCGACAACCCGGTCGCCTGGCAGCCCTGGGACGAGGAGGCCCGCGAACTCGCCCGCGAACGGGACGTCCCGATCTTCCTCTCGATCGGCTACTCGGCCTGCCACTGGTGTCACGTGATGGAGGAGGAGAGCTTCTCCGACCCGGAGGTCGCGGAGGTGCTCAACGAGCACTTCGTCCCGATCAAGGTCGACCGCGAGGAGCGACCGGACGTCGACAGCGTCTACATGACCGTCTGCCAGCTCGTCCGCGGCCAGGGCGGCTGGCCGCTGTCGGTGTGGCTGACCCCCGACGGCCGGCCCTTCCACGTCGGGACGTACTTCCCGCCGGAGTCGAAGCGCGGGATGCCCGCCTTCGGCGACCTGCTCGAGGACATCGCCGAGTCCTGGCAGCGCCCGCAGGACCGCGAGGAGATGGAGCACCGCGCCGACCAGTGGACCGACGCCGTCGCCGGCGAACTCGAGGACACCCCCGACGCCCCCGGCGACGCCCCCGACGCCGAGTTCGTCGACGCCGCCGCGAGCGCGGCGGTCCGGGGCGCCGACCGCGAGCACGGCGGCTGGGGCCGCGGCCAGAAGTTCCCCCAACCCGGCCGGCTCCACCTGCTCCTGCGGGCCTACGACCGCACCGGCCGCGAGGAGTACCGCGAGGTCGCCGTCGAGACGCTCGACGCGATGGCCGCCGGCGGGCTCTACGACCACGTCGGCGGCGGCTTCCACCGCTACTGCGTCGACCGCGACTGGACGGTCCCGCACTTCGAGAAGATGCTGTACGACAACGCGGAGCTCCCCCGGGCGTTCCTCGCCGGCTACCAGCTGACCGGCGACGAACGGTACGCCGAGGTGTCGCGGGAGACCTTCGCGTTCGTCGAGCGGGAGCTCACCCACCCGGACGGCGGCTTCTACTCGACGCTGGATGCCCAGAGTGAGGACGAGGCCGGCGAGCGGGAGGAGGGCGCCTTCTACGTCTGGACGCCCGGAGCAGTCCACGATGCGGTCGACGACGGCACCGACGCCGACCTCTTCTGCGACCGCTACGGCGTCACCGAGGCCGGGAACTTCGAGGACGGGCAGACCGTCCTCACCGAGTCCGCGTCGGTCGAGGCCCTCGCCGACGAGTACGACCTCGACGCGGAGACGGTGGCCGACCGGGTCGAACGCGCCCGCCAGCAGGTCTTCGAGGCCCGCGAGGAGCGTCCCCGGCCGCCGCGCGACGAGAAGGTCCTCGCCGGCTGGAACGGTCTGATGGCCTCGGCGTTCGCCGAGGGTGCCATCACGCTCGACCCTGAGTACGGCGACGTCGCGGCCGAAGCCATCGACTTCGCGCGGGAGTACCTCTGGGACGAGGACGAGCGACGCCTGAACCGTCGGTTCAAGGACCGGGAGGTCGGCATCCCGGGGTACCTCGAGGACTACGCCTTCCTGGGCCGCGGCGCCCTGGACACCTACCAGGCGACCGGCGACGTCGAGCACCTCGTCTTCGCGGTCGAACTCGGCCGCGTGATTCGCGAGGCCTTCTACGACGAGGACGAGGCGACGCTGTACTTCACGCCGACGGGCGGGGAGTCGCTTGTCGCGCGACCCCAGGAGGTGACTGACGCCTCGACGCCCTCCAGCACGGGCGTCGCCGTCCAGCTGCTCGGCGCCCTGGAGCACGTCGCGCCCGAGGAGGGCTTCGGCGACGTCGCCGAGACCGTCGTCGAGACGCACGCCTCGAAGCTGGAGTCCGACCCGCTGTCCCACGCCGCACTCGCCCTGGCCGCGGACGACCTCGCCGTCGGCGCCCTGGAGCTGACCGTCGCCGCCGACGGGCTGCCCGACGAGTGGCGGGACGCCCTCGCGGAGACCTACGTGCCGTCGCGGTTCCTCACCGTCCGCCCGCCGGACGAGGCCGGCGTCGAGGTGTGGGCCGACGAACTCGGCCTCGACGGCGTCCCGCCGATCTGGGCCGACCGTGAGGCCCTCGACGGCGAGCCGACGGTGTACGCCTGCCGGTCGTTCACCTGCTCGCCGCCGAAACACGACATGCGCGAGGCCCTCGCGTGGGCCGACTCGGGCCGCTGA
- a CDS encoding TlpA family protein disulfide reductase — MELETMRPNPVFDENVYDDEIEVFEALAGDVVVKVWGGDWCKDCRSQLPDFGAALDAAGVENVEHYPVEKEDDGSKVGPQVEEYGIELIPTVVVERAPRSGADGASGERSDPLADAETGEELARFVEEEDRPIAVYLAERLEQYAD, encoded by the coding sequence ATGGAACTGGAGACGATGCGCCCCAACCCCGTCTTCGACGAGAACGTCTACGACGACGAGATAGAGGTCTTCGAAGCACTCGCCGGCGACGTCGTCGTGAAGGTCTGGGGCGGCGACTGGTGCAAGGACTGCCGCTCGCAGCTACCCGACTTCGGCGCCGCGCTGGACGCCGCCGGCGTCGAGAACGTCGAGCACTATCCCGTCGAGAAGGAAGACGACGGCTCGAAGGTCGGCCCGCAGGTCGAGGAGTACGGTATCGAACTCATCCCGACCGTCGTCGTGGAGCGCGCACCGCGAAGCGGCGCGGACGGGGCGAGCGGGGAGCGTAGCGACCCGCTCGCCGACGCCGAGACGGGCGAGGAACTCGCCCGCTTCGTCGAGGAGGAGGACCGCCCCATCGCGGTCTACCTCGCCGAGCGGCTCGAGCAGTACGCGGACTGA
- a CDS encoding alpha/beta fold hydrolase has translation MSELAGEVRDVDVDGLNVRCHVDGPEEAPPIVLVHGAGPDAAGMSWKKVYPALADSYRVYAMDLPGYGESDRVPQHVTPTIDFYVGMLDGLLEELGVVDATLAGISKGGGISLGYALEHPERISQLVLVDSYGLGDQVPGGRKTGVMVKIPKLMEGSWWAMKKSRKLLKANLANILHPDNLTDEIVEDAHRQIRRPHSGDAYIRFGRAEMHVSGPRTNYFDRIGDLQVPTLFVHGEDDPLIPAKLSKRAADRAPVADLFTLDKCGHWTTREHPDVFVSRLEAWLDK, from the coding sequence ATGAGCGAACTTGCCGGCGAAGTGCGTGACGTCGACGTCGACGGGTTGAACGTTCGCTGCCACGTGGACGGCCCCGAGGAGGCCCCGCCCATCGTGCTGGTTCACGGCGCAGGGCCGGACGCTGCCGGGATGTCCTGGAAGAAGGTCTACCCGGCCCTGGCCGACTCCTACCGCGTCTACGCGATGGACCTGCCGGGGTACGGAGAGAGCGACCGTGTCCCGCAGCACGTCACCCCCACCATCGACTTCTACGTCGGGATGCTCGACGGCCTGCTCGAGGAACTGGGCGTCGTCGACGCGACGCTGGCAGGCATCTCGAAGGGCGGCGGCATCTCGCTGGGCTACGCCCTCGAACACCCGGAGCGGATCTCACAACTCGTCCTCGTCGACAGCTACGGCCTCGGCGACCAGGTGCCGGGCGGCCGGAAGACCGGCGTGATGGTCAAGATCCCGAAGCTGATGGAGGGGTCGTGGTGGGCGATGAAGAAGAGCCGCAAACTGCTGAAGGCGAACCTCGCGAACATCCTCCACCCGGACAACCTCACCGACGAGATCGTCGAGGACGCCCACCGGCAGATCCGCCGTCCGCACTCCGGGGACGCGTACATCCGGTTCGGGCGCGCGGAGATGCACGTCTCGGGGCCCCGGACGAACTACTTCGACCGGATCGGCGACCTCCAGGTCCCGACGCTGTTCGTCCACGGCGAGGACGACCCACTCATCCCGGCGAAGCTCTCGAAGCGGGCCGCCGACCGGGCGCCCGTCGCGGACCTGTTCACCCTCGACAAGTGCGGCCACTGGACGACCCGCGAGCACCCGGACGTGTTCGTCTCGCGGCTCGAGGCGTGGCTGGACAAGTAA